In the genome of Psychrilyobacter piezotolerans, the window GTCCTTATCCATTTGTACATGAGCAAGTAATCTTGGGCTAAGATCGACTTTTCCATCTTCCCTGGTTCTGATCACACGAGCTTGTATTTCGTCTCCTACCTTGTAGTTACCAAAGAACTCGTTATTAGGGATAAGTCCGTAGTATCTATCCTCTATAGCTACAAATATACCGATCTCAGGAACTACTCTATATACTGTACCTACTACCAATTCATTTTTTTGAAGATCGAAGTTAGGTAATAGGAATTTATATACATTCATGGTAGCAGAAATTCTGCCTTTTTTATCTTCAAATAATCCTACCAGGTAAGTTTTTCCGACCTCTACTCTACACTCCTCCTGCCCCTTTGGTAAAAGCAGATCTTTAGATAATCCCCAGTCTAAAAATGCACCAAATGGAGCCAGGTCTACAACTTTTAATTTTGCCATGGTTCCAGCCACTGCGAAACTAGCCTCAAATGTAGCTATTAATCTATCTTCAGAATCTCTATATATGAATACGTCTACAACGTCTCCCTCTTGGATGTTTTTTCCCTCGATCTGATTGTTTGGAAGTAAGACATTATCGTCTGTGTTTCCAGTTTCAGCATCCAGGTAAGCACCGATAGTTGAGATGTTGTTTACAGTCAGTTTTTGTCTTTTACCCATCTTGATTACCGATTGTTTAGCTGTTGTTTCGTCCATTATTTCATTGTTCTTTGTTATTTCACTCATTGTTATCTCCTTATTAAATTCAAAATACGCCGCTATATTTGCCAAATGTTACCTATTATTATACCATATATTTCATAAAATACTAAATAAACTTATTTTATATGCTATCATAGGAGATTACACACCTCCAAAGTGAAAGCGTATCAAGGGTACAAACCTTTAGAAAGATTGGAAAAGTATGAAAAATTAATAACCGATCTAGGGTATACCCATGAAGGTGAATATCAAATGTTAAAAGAAAAATTTCTTTTCTATTTTGATTTATTAGATGGAGGGTAAAAAAGTATTTTGTCACAATGATTCTCAGTCATCGAAAGATGCCCTCAAATCCTCTAAAAGTATATATTTTCTTCATAAACGTTATAATTTATATCGTTTTAGTTTTAAAAGTAGAGAAAAATATGATTTTTATAAAAAAACATGAAAAAAGTGTTGACCATCATATATATATATGATATTATAATCCTTGTCGAGTGGTGAGATGTCCGAACTGGCTAAGGAGCCGGTCTTGAAAACCGGTGAACCCGCAAGGGGTCTGGGTTCGAGTCCCAGTCTCATCGCCATACACGGAGAATTGGGAGAGTGGTCGAATCCGCTCCCCTGCTAAGGGAGTGTACCCTTTACCGGGTACCGAGGGTTCAAATCCCTCATTCTCCGCCATATAAAAACAAAGTCGGTTGTAACCGCTTTTTTTTTACTCAATATGCGTACCTATAGCTCAATTGGATAGAGCGTCTGGCTACGGACCAGAAGGTTAGGGGTTCGACTCCTCTTAGGTACGCCATAAAAATAGTTGACATTATATCTTTTTTGTGATATTATGCTATGTAGAATAAAAATTTAATATATAAGAAAAAGAAGAGACACCCGTTTCTCACCTTATCATCACTAAACCAAAAGTTTAGATCTTAGGATCATGTTAGATGCATCAGGTTACGAATTAAAAATGTAAAGAATTTACAGGTTAAATGAAAATTTGATTTGAGAAATAACTTTTACAGGGTGTGTTATCATATCCTGTTTTTTTTATATAATTTTGGAGGTGTCTATTATTTCTAACAAAACTAGAATCAATGAAAGAATTAGAGCTAGAGAAGTAAGGGTAATATCGGATGATGGAGAGCAATTGGGAGTAATGACTTCGAGAGAAGCATTAAGCATCGCAGTAGAAAAAAAGCTTGATTTAGTAGAAGTTTCGCCTACGGCTGTTCCGCCTGTATGTAAGATTATGGATTACGGAAAGTATAAGTATGAGCAGGCTAGAAAAGCTAAGGAAGCTAAGAAAAATCAAAAGCAAGTTGTAATTAAAGAAATTAAGTTTAAAGCTAGAATAGATGTACATGATTTTGAAACTAAAATAGGACATATTAGAAAATTCATTGAAAAAGATCATAAAGTGAAAGCTAGTCTTATGTTATTTGGTAGAGAGAGAATGCATGCTGCACTGGGAATAAAAAAACTTGATGAAGTAGCTGAAATTTTTAAAGATGAAGCTATTATTGATAAAAAATATGGTGGACCGCAAAAGTTTATCATATTATCACCGTTAAAAAAATAAACATAAAATTGAAAGGAGGATATTTATTATGCCTAAGATGAAAACTCACAAGGGAACTGCTAAGAGAGTAAAAGTAACTGGAACAGGGAAATATATCACGAAGAAATCAGGAATGAGTCATATCTTAACTAAGAAAAAGACTAAAAGAAAGAGATCTTTAAACAAAGATATGGTATTACCTAAAGGTGCTGCTAGAATGATGGTAAGATTATTACCTACAGGTAAAGTTGGAAGATAATTATAATCTTTAAATAGATGTTAAGCAAATTTTTGAGATAGGAGGAACAAGCAATGTCAAGAGTAAAAACTGGTGTTATTAGAAGAAAAAGACATAAGAAAATATTAAAAAGAGCTAAAGGATTCAGAGGTGCATCTGGAGATGTATTCAAGCAAGCTAACCAAGCTGTAATGAGAGCAGAAGCTTTCTCTACAAGAGATAGAAAAGTTAGAAAGAGAAAAATGAGACAATTATGGATCATAAGAATAAACGCTGCTGCAAGATTAAACGAAGTAACTTATTCTAAATTCATGAATGGATTAAAGAAAGCTGGAATTGTTTTAGATAGAAAAGTCTTAGCTGACTTAGCTGTAAACAATGCAGCAGAATTTGCTAAATTAGCAGAAACTGCAAAAGCAGCATTATAAGAAATATAAAAGGTTACTCAATTGAGTAACCTTTTTTTTTAAAAATTATTAATCTTCTTTTACTTTGATCAGAATCTCATTTAAATAATCATTTGGAGAATTTATGATATAAAAATCAGAAATAGATCGACCAAACATAATATTTTCAAATTCCAGGCCATGTTCTTTGGAATATTTTTTTATCTTTTTCATACCAATATCGTGATGTGTTGTAGGAGAACCGCGATAAATAAGGGAAAGATATAGTCCTTCCTCTCTAAAATAAGAATTTTCTGATTCTTGAGACTCGGAGATTTCTTGAATTACGGCATAACAGAGATATTCTAGATTAGGAAGATTGGGAAGCTCTGATAGAACATAAATTTGACTCTCTACATCTTGTGTTTTTTTGGATAATTTAACACCTTCAGTATACAGTTGAAAAAAGTCGAAGGAATCTGAAGGTTCAAAATTCAGACACTCAAATTTTTGATACGGCAGCCGAATTAATTTTATATCAAATTGACTGGTTAATTGAGGAATCTCACTGAAATTATTTATCTGTTGTTTTATTTTATCTATAAGTTCCTCCTTTTCTTTAATACGATCTTCTAATTTTTTAGAGGTTTCAATCAATTGATCTAATAAATCCCAGTGACTATTTATATTTTTCATTTTTTTAAGGGGAACTTCCATAGATTTTAGAAGACGGATTATATACCCTTTTTTTATATGGTGTTCGTCATAGTATCGGTAACCTGTAATGGGGTCTTTATATGCAGGGATGAGAAGTTTTTTTTTCTCATAGTACCTCAATGTTTTAGTGGTGACATTTAATATCTTAGCGAACTGACCTATGGTTAAAAATTTTTTCATTTTTTACTCCTTGTATATTCTTAGAAGATCAACTAAACTCATAGACTCCTTCTTTTTAGTTTATTTGATCTTTATTAATATTTCTGTAAGATAATCTGACTTTAAACTAGCGGTAGCAGGACCCAATAAAAATCTGGTATAGACAAGATTATCAAAGACTAGATTGTTTTTTTCTAGATATTTTTTTACTCTCTTTATGGCTGTCTCATGGAAGAAGGAAGGGTTCCCTTTATACATCAAAGAAACATAAGGTCCTTCAGGTGCCCAATGTTCATCTTCGGCATCTTTTTCGAATGGTATTTCTAACATTAGTCCGTAACAATTGAAATCGCCTTTCACTAAGGTATCTTCCTGCATTAACATTAATATATTAGGTTGTATTTCGTCGGTCATCTGTCTCAATTTTAATCCGATTTCATATAATTTTATTTCGTCCACAAAATCTACTGGTTTAATTTCAATTTTGTTAAACTTCTTTAGAGGCAGTTCCACTACTTTTATTTGAAAATTAGTTTCAGTCTTTAGAGCATTTTGTAAATGACCTATAGAGTGATCTATCTCGTTTTTCTTCTTTTTTAAACCTTCGATCTCGGCTTTTATTTCATTGTGTTTAAAAGTTAACCTGTCTATAAGGTTGTTATTCTTCTTGATTTTTCTAATTTCCTCTAAGGAAAAACCTAACTTTTTTAGAAGATGGATTATATGCAATTCTTTGATATGGTGATTTTCATAATAGCGGTATCTTGTGATTGGATTTTTAAATGATGGTATCAAAAGTCCTTCATTTTCGTAATGCCTCAATGTTTTAGTAGAAATTTCCAGTATTTCTGCTAACTTACCGATAGTTAAAAATTTTTCCATAACTCCTCCAAATAATTATATATATATATATAAATACATTAAAATTTTAGTGTGAATACATTTTTTTAATCTTGTTGTACTAAAATCAGTTCATAAAAAAATCTTGAACCTTCCCCCTAGGGAAAAGTTTATCATAAAAGTAGGTAAAAATGAATTTAAATTTCTTTCTTAATTATTTGCTCGCCTATGGTGGGGAAATTTCTCAAAAATTATAAAATAGATGAAATTTAATTATTAATATATATGATGCATATGATATATTGAAAAAAAATATATAGGCGGTATGGTGTGATGAAAATAGGTCTAAAGATAGATTTATGTGGAAAAATCGAGTATATATGGTTTAAATCAACAATTTTATTTCAACGACATAAAAAAAATTAAATTTTCATTAGAAAACATGTATAAATGTTAGTTGACATAGGTTCTATATTTCCTATACAATAGTTAGTAGGGAAACTAAAAGAAAGTAAAAAAAATAAGCGCCTGAACTTCTGAATGAATTCTCAACCTTGAATAAGGTGTGAAATCAGAAGTTGACGAGGGCTAGGGAAAATCGAAAATCGGCGGGTACCCTAGAGGTTGTCACAACCTAAAGAAGGAACAAAAATAATCGGTGACGATTATTACAAAAATCTTCTAGTGGCTATTTTCTTTTAAAATATAACCCTTTAGATCTATGGATCTAAAAGAACATTTGAAATCAAATATTTTAGGAGGCAGTAAAAATGTGTGGAATTGTAGGGTACATAGGAAACAAAGAAACGAAGGAAGTCTTATACAGCGGGTTATCAAAATTAGAATACAGAGGGTATGATTCGGCTGGTATCTCAATTTTAAGTGATGACGGACTCATGAAAACGTTTAAATCAGTGGGTAAGTTAGCAAATTTAGGTGGAATAATAAAAGACAGTGAGATCCTGGGTCATGTAGGAATAGGACATACTAGATGGGCTACTCATGGAGTGCCTAGTACTAGAAACTCCCATCCTCATAATTCACAGGATAATAAACTATCCCTTGTACATAACGGGATAATAGAAAATTATGCAGAATTAAGGGAAGGATTAAAAAATAAAGGATATAAATTTTTATCTGACACCGATACTGAGGTTATTGTCCACTTGTTAGCGGATAATTATACTGGGGATCTAGTGGAGTCGGTATTTAAGATATTGCCGATTTTAGATGGAGCCTATGCAATAGGAGTAATTTCATCGGAAGAGCCGGATGTTTTGGTAACTGCAAGAAAGGGGTCGCCATTAG includes:
- a CDS encoding CvfB family protein, with protein sequence MSEITKNNEIMDETTAKQSVIKMGKRQKLTVNNISTIGAYLDAETGNTDDNVLLPNNQIEGKNIQEGDVVDVFIYRDSEDRLIATFEASFAVAGTMAKLKVVDLAPFGAFLDWGLSKDLLLPKGQEECRVEVGKTYLVGLFEDKKGRISATMNVYKFLLPNFDLQKNELVVGTVYRVVPEIGIFVAIEDRYYGLIPNNEFFGNYKVGDEIQARVIRTREDGKVDLSPRLLAHVQMDKDASMILESIQTNYHKKLTISDKSSPEDIKREFGLSKKAFKRAIGGLLKNRLIEKTEDGFKLTEDGKNHK
- the infC gene encoding translation initiation factor IF-3, yielding MSIISNKTRINERIRAREVRVISDDGEQLGVMTSREALSIAVEKKLDLVEVSPTAVPPVCKIMDYGKYKYEQARKAKEAKKNQKQVVIKEIKFKARIDVHDFETKIGHIRKFIEKDHKVKASLMLFGRERMHAALGIKKLDEVAEIFKDEAIIDKKYGGPQKFIILSPLKK
- the rpmI gene encoding 50S ribosomal protein L35, producing MPKMKTHKGTAKRVKVTGTGKYITKKSGMSHILTKKKTKRKRSLNKDMVLPKGAARMMVRLLPTGKVGR
- the rplT gene encoding 50S ribosomal protein L20, which gives rise to MSRVKTGVIRRKRHKKILKRAKGFRGASGDVFKQANQAVMRAEAFSTRDRKVRKRKMRQLWIIRINAAARLNEVTYSKFMNGLKKAGIVLDRKVLADLAVNNAAEFAKLAETAKAAL
- a CDS encoding MerR family DNA-binding transcriptional regulator — protein: MKKFLTIGQFAKILNVTTKTLRYYEKKKLLIPAYKDPITGYRYYDEHHIKKGYIIRLLKSMEVPLKKMKNINSHWDLLDQLIETSKKLEDRIKEKEELIDKIKQQINNFSEIPQLTSQFDIKLIRLPYQKFECLNFEPSDSFDFFQLYTEGVKLSKKTQDVESQIYVLSELPNLPNLEYLCYAVIQEISESQESENSYFREEGLYLSLIYRGSPTTHHDIGMKKIKKYSKEHGLEFENIMFGRSISDFYIINSPNDYLNEILIKVKED
- a CDS encoding MerR family transcriptional regulator; protein product: MEKFLTIGKLAEILEISTKTLRHYENEGLLIPSFKNPITRYRYYENHHIKELHIIHLLKKLGFSLEEIRKIKKNNNLIDRLTFKHNEIKAEIEGLKKKKNEIDHSIGHLQNALKTETNFQIKVVELPLKKFNKIEIKPVDFVDEIKLYEIGLKLRQMTDEIQPNILMLMQEDTLVKGDFNCYGLMLEIPFEKDAEDEHWAPEGPYVSLMYKGNPSFFHETAIKRVKKYLEKNNLVFDNLVYTRFLLGPATASLKSDYLTEILIKIK